The genomic window TAGCAAAACTGATTCAGTCTAAACGAATCAAATCTTTTGGAATTGCTATCAAAAAGACATTTTTAAACCAATTAAAAAATACAAGTTCAATTGATACTGTTGCGCTTGCATTGCTTATTCAGAACACGTCACAGCAGGATCAACAGGAATTGGCTCAATTGCTAACAGTCAATTTTAATGATTCGGGATTTGTGTTACTGCGAAAACAAGACAGAAAAGAAAGCGAAAATCTATTGCATTATTTCCTGACTAATGCGGTTGCTATAAAAAAGAACTGGATTCAGAAAACAACGGCTGTTATTCGCAATAGCGTAAAATCGGTTTCAAAAAATAAAATTACTTGGGAATTAAATGAGCTATTCTGGAACGTAATTTTAAAATATTCAGCTTATAAAGGCAATGAAGTTTTGTTTGAAAAACTGCTTCACAAAGAACTGAAATTGTATTTGAAAAGGACTATTTCAAAAGAAAAAATACAGCTTCAAAACGAAACAAAAACTTTTGAATCTTCAAACTCTGCTACAGAATTAGAACATTTTTTTGAAAGCGAAATGATTTCTGATTATGCAGTTTCTAACGGAATTTCAGAGTCTGTTAATTCAGACCTACTTTTTGAAATTCAGGAATTATCAGAAAAAGAGAAATACAGATTGATTTTTAATATAATTATCGAACGCCAGATTCCTTCTGTTTTCGGCATTTCTAAAAGCATAGAAATCAAAGATATTCTGAATGTCTTTATGGTAAAAGAGCCTCAGATTTTCTTCAGGGTTATGAAAAAAGAATTTATTCCTGAGGCCCAAATGGATTGGCTCTGCCGTACTATCAGCTTTCATAATTTGTGCAATGCCGTGAGCCAATTGGACAAAAACAGAGAATCATATTTGAGAATTCTAGAAAAATTCAATCATGTGTTGGGAGCTGTAACCATCAAAGGTTTGGCTTCAAAAGAAATGCAGCATCTCTTGCTTCGAAAACTTTTAAAGGCTGTTGTCAATGATAATTGGAGGCTTATTGCAATTGATAAAATCTGGAATGAATTGATCTGGGAGGTAGTGACCAAAAAAGGAATTTCTAAGAAAAACTTTTTAGCAGACATGGAAAAATATATCTATCAATTTCCGCCCGCATTACAACTTGGTTTCAAAGAAATTCTTCGAACAGAAAAACAAACTGCACCAATTTTAAAACAAACCGAAATACTATCGAAAATGGAACTAATTAAAATTAAAGAAAAACCAAAAACTAGCCTCAAGCAAGGCGTTGCAGTTAGAAACGCAGGAATTGTGCTCTTGAACGATTATATCGCAATGCTGTTTGCCCGACTGAATCTAACCTCTGAAAATAAATTTATAAGCAACGAACATCAGGTTAGAGCCGTGCAGTATTTGCAGTACGTCGTTACGGGAATGCAGGAAACAGAAGAGGTTTATTTGCCTTTGAATAAAGTTTTGTGCGGTCTGCCATTGACAGACACAGTACCTGATTTCATAGAAATATCTGATCAGGAAAAGCAATTAATAAACGGTTTAATACAAGCAGCAATTTCGTACTGGCCAGATATAGGAGATTGCTCCATAGATGGTTTTCGAGGAAACTGGCTTGTTCGTGACGGAATTCTGGTAGAACTGGAAGACAAATGGGAACTTACAGTAGACAAAAGGGCTTATGATATATTGATTAATAGATCTCCTTTTGCCTTTTCGATTATAAAATACCATTGGATGGATAAGCCTTTGCATGTCATTTGGCCTTATTAAGTAAATATTGTCCTTAAATTCTTAAACACATAAAAACATAGATTTTATACATAAAAAAAGAACACAAAAAGAAACTAGTTTCTTAAACATAGTTCTAGCTATGTGCATTTAAATAAGTGAAACGCCTTTTTAAGAGAGTAAAACTTATGTTTCTATGTGTTAAAGAATAAAAAAACATTACATACGATCTTGAAATATAAATTAATCAACTAAAAAAACTATTATGAACAGTTACAATGAAAATCTGCATTCTAGTGTATTGTCATCATTAGAAAGTCAGGAGATGACCAAAAAACAATTGAGTTCACAATTGAGCAATTCAATGTTTACTCTTTACTATGCCGAAGGAGCTGAAATTGTTGCGCAGGAAAAACTAGATGCAACAACCAAAATGTACAAAGAACAGCAACATATAAACAATGTGGTTGTGAAGAATAAGAACATGGCAGACAACTTATTGTTATCTGCAAATCAGCAGAAAACGTATGTAACACAAGCCGTTACCAATATGGCGGTTTGTGCATCTAACATTCAGATTGCGTCAAATTCTATTGTGCGTTTGGCAAGTGATATCGGAAGTATTTATAGCATTATCAATGCTGCAGATTATGGAACTCAAATATACCAGCAGGCTCTTGAGGCTTATAATCTGATTAACAAAACAGCTTATATTGCCGAACAGAATTCGCAATATGCTATGGAAGCTACTGCTTCTATTTCTGAAGTTTCGACTTCTGTAGTGGCCGACGGCGCGAAATTAACCAATACTTCTGTCAACAATTTACTGCAAGTAACAACTTCAGATTTAACAGCTACTACTGCAGTATTAACGATAGATAACGATACGAAAGCTAAAGCAAGTATCGCTACAAGAGCTGCAGAAGGTGCTATAAAATGTAGCGAAGTAGAATATGATGCTTCTAAAAAAGCATATAACTACAACAATGCATTATTCAACCAAAGTTTGGCTGTAGAAGTGCCAAAACAGTTTGATCCTACAGCAGGTACTTTTAGCGTTTCATTTGATGTTTACAAAAGTCCTTTTTTACCAGAAGACAGAGATTCTGGAACACCAAATAAAGGATTAGCTAATCCTGTCTTGAGCTATAATATCATTATGGTTAAAGACAGCAGGAAATCTTTTTTTAGTGCTTCTACAGCAGAACTATTAGTGGGCAGTTCATCTCAATGCAAAAGCATTCCTGCTTCTCAGAATCCAGATGCTAAAGGAAAGTATAAAACGACTATCGCTTATAAAGAACTTAGAGATTCTGATAATGATCCGCTAGTGCTTGGCGAAAATTATGTTGCTTTTCTTTTAATCATCTTTACAGAAAACTACAAAAAAGAAATCAATACGTTTGATGAATATCTGTCTGCACCTTCTGAGACGTTTGCGCTAACTTATACTTTAAAAAACGCTAAGAATATTACTAATTCTGGAAATTCTTCTGAAGATTTGTCTGGAATCATTTTTACTGTTGATAAAGAAGAAGTCTTAAAATCAAATGAAATTGATTATAGATGTTTCTTTTTGCCTTATCCTGATGACATCGCTACAAATGAAGATCTGAAAAGCCTTGAATATGATATTGATACACAGGAGTTAGACGAAGAAATTAAAGTTGTAGACGCAGAAATTAAATTTCTTGAAGAAGAGATTGTTACACTAAACAATTCTGCAGGTCAAACAGAAGGAGCTAAAAAAGACAAAGAAACAGATCAAGACAAACAAAAAAATCTTAGTTTAAAAAGTGCTTTGGCTGACACTAAAGAGAAACTACGCATTGCAAAAAGTCAATTAACTGATTTGAATGCTAAACTGAAAAACATTAAAGACAATTCTCCTAAACCGGTTAAAAACAGCAAAGCTTTCTTCTTCAATTTAAATTTAGCAGAAAACATTCCAGCTGGCAACTTTACGAGTGCTAGTCACCACAAAGCAGCTTCGGGTCAAGAATTTAGCGTACATATTGGCAGTACAACTACCGATAATTTTGGAAACCCGCTGGTTGAAGAAAAAAGTTATATTCCTGTTGTCTTGTCGTTTTACAATGGCAGTGAAAATTCTAAAGCGAAATACACCAACAGTCTTTCAGATTGGCAAAACACAACGCCAATATCTTACTCTACAAAAAAGAATTCGAAATCATCAACTCTTTAACACCTCAACTATATGGAAACTTTATTATCAACACGTCCTAATTTGCAGAGATACGGAATTACAGAAAAGAAAAAAGCCGAACTAGATTATATTAAAAATCAAGTGGTTGATGCGACTGCAATTGTTCAGCAGCAGCAAACTATTGTAAACTCGCTAAATGAAAAAGCAACCAAATATCAAGGCTATTTATTGGTTTCAGAAAGTAATCGTTCTCATGCTTTAAGCAATAAAAACTTATTAGATCAGGTTGTTCAAAATGCTCAAGGTTTAGCTCTTAATTCAGAAGATGCCTTTTCAAAAACGTCAACTGCAACTCAGGATTCAAAAAGAGTGAGCGTTTGGATAAGCGATTTGATTAGTAAATTGATTTATTCGGTCGAAATAATTAATAAACTGTCTAATCTTGTTATTCGTAAAAAAGCCCTTAATCCGCTAATTTCTGATGATTTAATAACCAGAATCAACACTGCTGGCACAGACGCCAACAATGCGGTTGCTCTGACACTCGTAGCTTTAAAATCTACATTGGCCGCAGAAGCTTCTGTTCTTGAATCTGAAGAAGCAATCACTCTAGAATCTAGACAAGCAAGCAAATTGTATTTTACCTTAACAGGTCACAAATCTTTACATAAGCCATTACCTGTGCCGGATGATTCCGATTTTTCGATTAGAGGATTAATATACCATGCTTATAAAAATGCTCAGGTTGCTTACGAAAAAGCCAATACGGCAAATGACGAAACAGGAAGACAATTAAGCATTGCAACTGCCAATTTAAGCAAAGCGCAAATCAAGCTTCAATCACTTCAATCTAGTTTAGCCGCAGCCACTGCCGCAGCTTATGCTTCTTAAGACAAATTAAAATGTCCACTGTCTCAATATGCATTCAGTGGACTTTAAACCTAATTTTTTAAGGTTATGGATCATACTAACAAGAATTTCTACAGACAGTTTTATCTCAAAACAGGAGGATTTTTGCCAACAAAACCGTTGAATAAAAGTCTTTTCCCTGGTGATTATTTCCAGATTAAAAATGGCGAAATCATTCTTCTGGGAAACATTTATCGCAATGGCATTATATCACATCACGATGCTGATATTAGCAGTGTAATTGCCTTAAACGATGCCAATTGGAATTTTAGCGATGGCATTTCAAAACCTTATTCTGGAAGATCGCTTGCAAATGGTTCTATTGAAGGCGATTTTGAGTTCAGTAAGCAGATACTGGCTTTTGCCCATAAAGGAAGTTTTATTTTTAAGGCTGAAGAACCAGAATCTGTAAAGATTAATAATTGGAACGAGATCCAGCAGCAGTTAATTATAAAACTAACGCAAACCTTATACTCTTTCAGAGAATTGTATGTAGTAACAGAAAGTGCTACGGCCAAAAACACTACTCTAGCCACAGCTGGTGAAGCAAATGCCGAACTGGAATTGGCTTGTGAAGCAGAAAACTTTGGCCTGACAGATATTTTTGGGCATTCTAAAACCAAGACAATCCAGTCAAAAGATATTGAGTATTACCATAGAGAAACTAAAAGAAAGCCCGCTTATTTTAAAGCTAAAAAATTAGTCGTTCAAGACGAAAAACTATCCTATTTCATCAGTGATTTCATTGCCAGAGAAAACAATGTGAGCGCATGGACAGATTCTTTTTTTGATTCTAATTTTCATAATGACATTGATTATAACACTCAGATGCTTATGCAAAATGCACAAGGTTTTTATCTGGACATGTTACAATCCAATGAGTTAAATCCTAATACGGCTTTATTATACTTTAAATGGACTGATGCAAATCTGGACGATGTAGAAAAACTATTTGGAGCTTATGGAAACTAATTCCAATATTATGGTTTTGTATAATGAAATGGATTGGCTGCAGAAGGTAATCGATCAGGTTATCTGCAGTTATCTGCTTCAAGAAGGCCATGAAAATCGATGGCAGGATATTCCGTTGCCCGAAGCTGATACCGATACCGAAGACAGTATTTACTATAAAAAAATAGCTGAATGGAACTTGAATCTTTACGAACGGCTTTGTCTTGCTCTGATTCTAGCGCCTCAGATTAAACCTGAAGCTCTTGATATTTTCTTCAGCAAAAATGCTATGTACGATCGTGGTTTTACTGAATTTGGCGGTGTTGTCAATAAAAATCACAGCGGTTTTTTACCGACGGGTCAAACGCTCTCTTTTTTGATTACGGCTGTCAATCCTGAATTAAGAATTGAATTGCTCCATATTCTAAACACCTCTAATATTCTTGCCAAAGAACAGGTTATGGTTCTAGAAAGTACTGAATCTAATGTTCCTATTCTGAATCAGATTCTATCGATTAACGAGCGCTGGCTAAACTTTTTCATAACGGGCACTCTGCCAAAACTTGAACATAGTGTTTCGTTTCCGGCTCAGCAAATTTCGACCAATTTAAACTGGGACGATTTGGTTCTCGAAGAACATGTTATGAATCAGGTCATGGAGATCAATGCTTGGCTTAATCATGGTGAAACCCTTATGAAAGAATGGGGTCTTGAAAATAAAATAAAACCCGGATATCGAACCCTTTTTTACGGACCTCCCGGAACTGGAAAAACGCTTACAGCAACATTGTTGGGAAAAAGCACCAATCGAGAAGTCTATAGGGTTGATCTTTCTATGATTGTTTCAAAATATATCGGAGAAACAGAAAAAAATCTGTCTAAAATATTTGATGTTGCGCAACACAAGGACTGGATTTTATTTTTTGATGAAGCCGATGCACTTTTTGGAAAAAGAACCAATGCTTCTTCTTCAAACGATCGGCACGCCAATCAGCAAACGGGATATTTATTGCAAAGAATTGAAGATTTTCCTGGAGTAGTCATTCTCGCATCCAACTTAAAAGAAAATATGGATGAAGCTTTCTCAAGAAGGTTTCAATCAATGATTCATTTTACGATGCCAACTGCCGAAGAAAGAATGCTCTTATGGGAAAAAGCCTTTTCAGGAAAATGCCAGCTTGATCCTAATATTGATATTGAAAATATTGCCGAAAACTATGAACTGGCTGGAGGTGCCATTATCAACATTCTGAGGTTTTGTGCTTTGGCTGCTATTCAAAAAAATGAAACTGTAGTAAGTAAGCAGGATTTATTGGAAGGCATTAGACGTGAATTTAAAAAGGAGAACAAAACCCTTATGGTTACTCAAATGAATTGACGCATTATGAAAAAGAACGAAAACATAAAAAAAGTTGCCGTTGCTGCGCCTCAATTGCATCGCCTTAAAGTGACTCTTAAAATTGGAAACTGGAAAAAATATTTCGATTCCAATTATGTTAATACCATCATTGCAATGGCCTTGAATGATTTCGACGACAAAATCTTTTTTTTCATAAACGGATATCTTATTACGAGCCAAAATCTTTATTTGGTTGTACAAACTACCGAAAAAAGTGTAGATGAAATGGTGAGTAAAATTGAGGCTAAGATTATTCATTTATTAAAAAACAATCCTCAAAAACTAAAAGAAAACCGTGGTGAAATTTCTTTTATTGCTGATGATGAAAGTCTTTTTTATGCGGCCCGAAAACCTCTTTTTAAAATATATCCTTTAGAAAATGATCATCTCATAAAACTCATTACAGGAAAAAAAGTAAAACTCCCTTATTACGATAAAAACCTTGAAAGCTTAAAAACAATGATTCATAATCATCCGTTTTGTTCGGCAATCCATTATTTAGGCGGTATTGGCCCTGTAAAAGTCACATCATATAAAGATCAAATAGACTCGGAAGAATAAGCAGTTATATAATTCAAAAAAGAAGAAAATGACGCAACAACACAAAAAAATATCCGAAAATATAACCTCTATTGCTGCGGCGAATGTTACTCACAGCAATAACACAGCTCAATTAAAAGACAATCGTGAATACTCTGTCGTACAGAAAAAGCTTCAAGAGAATGCATTATCAGACAACAGGGTTACACAGTTAAATGGAAAAAAGAATCAAAAGAAAAGAAAAAGACAAGACTCAGAAAGTGACGACGATGGTAGCGGCGATTATGTTCCGCCACAAGCCAAAAAACAAAAAAGATTTCATATACCAAATGATACAAGAGACCATGTTATAGAGAATACTGCCCATCAACGTGCCAATGTAAATAGCAATTTTGATGCAATTTATACTTGTCCTGGCTGCAGACGTCCACTCGCCTTTACAAGAAAGGGAAGCCATAAGTTGGAGCTAACCAAATTTGCTTATACGAGTAAAGGTGGAAATAAACACGAGCAACGCGCTTTAACATTAGATCACTATCCTACTTGGGCACAACGTGAACGTGATTTGAAATCTAAAGGTGCGTCTGATGCAGAAATAAAAGAAGATCACAATGATCCCGATCGTCTAAGAGCTTTTTGCAAAGTATGCAATGAAAGTCACAAATATGAAAAAAAGAAAAAAATCGATTATGAGAGTGAGGATGACGAATCTGGATACCACACACCAGATGACGAACCTGAAAACAAAGGTTTTTATAAAAATTTTCGTTACGATCCTGATCCAGGCACTGGTGGCGCAGGTATAACAGCTTAGAAAATGATACAGCAATACAAAAAAATATTAGAAGATAAAACGCTTGAAACTGCTTCAAACACAAGCAGCAGTACCAATGCTATACAGTTAAAAAATAATCGGGAATATTCTGTTGTACAGCAAAAAATTGCTAAAAATTCAACAGCAATCACCTCTTCATTTACTCCTATTCAAAGAAAAACAAACAGCACTGGTCTGCCCGATAATCTAAAATCTGGAATAGAAAATCTTTCCGGTCATTCTATGGATGATGTAAAAGTTCACTATAACTCAGACAAACCTGCACAACTTAATGCTCATGCCTACGCTCAAGGATCAAATATTCATTTAGCCTCTGGACAAGAAAAACATTTACCTCACGAAGCCTGGCATGTAGTACAGCAAAAACAAGGACGAGTAAAACCTACTCTGCAAATGAAAGGCAAAGTGAATGTAAACGATGATAAAGGTTTGGAGAAGGAAGCTGATGTTATGGGGGCTAAAGCTTTGCAAACTAAAACAAAGGAGAATAGCTTAAGATCTCAAAATAAAAACTATTCTGTAGATCAAAAGTCTCTCCGTAACAATTCCAACAAACCCAATCAATTAAAATCTCTTATCATACAAAAAGCTAAAAAGCAAAACAAAAAGGCTAAGTTAAATGCTAAGAAAGCTTCCCCTCCTAAGGTTGCTTTAAAAAAACAAACAATGACTGTAAGAAATAAAATAGATGATTATACCTCTGGATGGATAA from Flavobacterium sp. KACC 22763 includes these protein-coding regions:
- a CDS encoding ATP-binding protein, translating into METNSNIMVLYNEMDWLQKVIDQVICSYLLQEGHENRWQDIPLPEADTDTEDSIYYKKIAEWNLNLYERLCLALILAPQIKPEALDIFFSKNAMYDRGFTEFGGVVNKNHSGFLPTGQTLSFLITAVNPELRIELLHILNTSNILAKEQVMVLESTESNVPILNQILSINERWLNFFITGTLPKLEHSVSFPAQQISTNLNWDDLVLEEHVMNQVMEINAWLNHGETLMKEWGLENKIKPGYRTLFYGPPGTGKTLTATLLGKSTNREVYRVDLSMIVSKYIGETEKNLSKIFDVAQHKDWILFFDEADALFGKRTNASSSNDRHANQQTGYLLQRIEDFPGVVILASNLKENMDEAFSRRFQSMIHFTMPTAEERMLLWEKAFSGKCQLDPNIDIENIAENYELAGGAIINILRFCALAAIQKNETVVSKQDLLEGIRREFKKENKTLMVTQMN
- a CDS encoding GH-E family nuclease gives rise to the protein MTQQHKKISENITSIAAANVTHSNNTAQLKDNREYSVVQKKLQENALSDNRVTQLNGKKNQKKRKRQDSESDDDGSGDYVPPQAKKQKRFHIPNDTRDHVIENTAHQRANVNSNFDAIYTCPGCRRPLAFTRKGSHKLELTKFAYTSKGGNKHEQRALTLDHYPTWAQRERDLKSKGASDAEIKEDHNDPDRLRAFCKVCNESHKYEKKKKIDYESEDDESGYHTPDDEPENKGFYKNFRYDPDPGTGGAGITA
- a CDS encoding eCIS core domain-containing protein; this encodes MIQQYKKILEDKTLETASNTSSSTNAIQLKNNREYSVVQQKIAKNSTAITSSFTPIQRKTNSTGLPDNLKSGIENLSGHSMDDVKVHYNSDKPAQLNAHAYAQGSNIHLASGQEKHLPHEAWHVVQQKQGRVKPTLQMKGKVNVNDDKGLEKEADVMGAKALQTKTKENSLRSQNKNYSVDQKSLRNNSNKPNQLKSLIIQKAKKQNKKAKLNAKKASPPKVALKKQTMTVRNKIDDYTSGWINHIYLPTGVEKGPRAEAQKVKKFLGGSWVGGHMVNDQLGGTGNFKNIVPITSSMNGRHKTIENRANNLLSGNNGTQIKYKMKILKRKTVTKGSKTVKNLPTEFKQTLHVQPVGSPRYTIEGAKLKETNL